In Sinobacterium caligoides, the sequence ATATTCGCGTGCTAACTGTGCAAGATAGAGTGTATCGCACTCCCCCTTTTGCAAAATATCACTATCTTTGCGGGGTTGCAGTTTTTCATTTGAGTTAGAAATACGAGGAGTCAAGTTGTATTTTTGAGCTATCTTGATGGCGATGTCATTTAGCGAATTGTCTTTCCAGGTATTATGCTCCCCCTCCTGGAGGCGTTGCTGCCCTGCCTCGATAATCAGCACCCTGCCATTATTCGACCCCTTGAACTTAACAGAGAATACTGTATACGCTCCCATCCTCATTAATCCATAATGGTAACCAAGCTCCAGCTCTATCTCATCTTCTAACTCTGGAAAATTCAAAGTCTTATTTTTATAGCCCAGCTTATCATCTAACACTATGAGAAGACGGTCTTCACTTGGGTCGCTAGTCTGCGTAAGCTTTATAGACAGAACTCGTTCCTCGATTCCCCAGTCAGCAATAATGTCAAAATTAGGCGCCCCCCGTTTACGTATTGCAAGTTTAAATGTTGGCGATGTGAGACGTTGTGCGTAACGCTTTATATTTGCTTTATTCACGGTTTAATCCCATAGCGTGACAACAGGCTCAACTGCAACTTGCTGTACATCTGGCAAGATAATGTTAATGCCAGCCGGCAATACAACATCATATTGTAGAAGATGTGTGTTCTCATCGATAACGCGAGAGACAATAGTAGATATGTCAGAACCATTTATGCTCTGCTGTGAAAGTATCTGCCTTAGTAGAGGTGAACCGATCAAATCAGGGTCCATCACTAAAGCTGCAGAAGCGGAAGCAGCATCCATTACATAGTGCTTCCAGCAAATCTCATCCAGCATATCACCTTGTAGTGTTTGATATGTTTTGGTCATTTCATTATTCCTGGCAGGCTACTAACATCTTCGTTGTAGCGCTTAATCGTCAAAGAAAAACAAATCTTTTTAGCTTCACCGTTGGGGTAAAAATGGTTATCTGACTGATCAATCTTCTCGATAAACCAACGACCAAATAACAATCCTTTAGCATTGATCAGTGGCAGCGCGACGCCTAAACTAGCAGATAAACGCAGTGCTGATAGGCTGATACGCTCGCCTTTATACTGAGGATAAATCGTCCCGTTTAAGTTAACGGTCTGCTCTCCCGGCCCCATATATTGGTAAGAAGGCCCGCCAATACCCACATGTTTAAAGCTACTACGATTAAGTCGCTTTTGCTCGGCCCACTGGTAGCTTGCCGTGTGCTGCAACTGCTCATAACTCGCAGTATTAATATAAAATGGAAAAACACCCAACGTCATCATGACTCTACTCATACATAAACTCCGTGTAAAACCTTTACTAAATCACCAGTAACACATCAGAAAGGTTCATATAACTCCGTTGACATGGAATTAGAGAGAGTGCTTTTTGTTGCCACCCTCTGTAATCCATCGTTAATGATATCGCTAATATGTTCCGAGCCAATATGACTACTCAGCCCTGCTACCTGTCTCGAAAGCTCTAACATATGCTTCTGTAGTAACTTCCTGTTAGATTCAATATATCCCTTAATGTTTTTGTCTAAAACTTTAAAATCAGCATTAATTTTATTACTCTGAACCTCGGCCCTAGATGCTTTTATAGTACTGAGATAACGCTCGTAAAAACTATCATTAGAACCCTGATTAAATCGACTAGCATAATTCGAACTACGCCCCAGCAACTTTTCATTAACACCATGATTTTCATTATTGCTATAGTGCGAATTCGACTTGACCATTGAGCTAAAAAAACTCTGGCGATAATCCCCCACCAGATTACTTGGTAACATAGCAGAATAGATTGACGAAAATAACGGCGAAGTTACTTTTTTAGCGCTTTGAACAGTCGCCTCAAAGCCTCCTCCGATAGTCAAAGAATTAGCGAAGGCTTGCCGCTTAATACTTTTGCGCTGATCACAATACAAACCTTCAACCTGATGACGATTTATCGAGTCTCTTTGATCGGCTGCTCTAGAAACACGGACTGGCGAACTCATCAAAAACTTACTTTCCTTAGCGAGGCCGGCAACTTTAGTTGTATCCGCTTTATCGACCAACGGCCAACTAACCACGTTTTCAACAACATTATTATTTATGATATTAGCATGAACAACACTACTTATAGGGCAGCTTTTTCCTGTATCAACAAGCGACTTACTGTAATAACTCACCTTCATTTCAGTTAATTTATTGAACATATTACTAACCGTTCGCGCTGCCGCCTTACTCACCTCCGACGGAGAC encodes:
- a CDS encoding phage late control D family protein, which translates into the protein MNKANIKRYAQRLTSPTFKLAIRKRGAPNFDIIADWGIEERVLSIKLTQTSDPSEDRLLIVLDDKLGYKNKTLNFPELEDEIELELGYHYGLMRMGAYTVFSVKFKGSNNGRVLIIEAGQQRLQEGEHNTWKDNSLNDIAIKIAQKYNLTPRISNSNEKLQPRKDSDILQKGECDTLYLAQLAREYGMVYSATSSHLLFLPRDKSISASGLPLPEISLTSEEIIDWEYTDKTKDYEKVTAKYHSYAENVHKSVSKGVKGSKKELYLKELFANQDAAGCKALAMYREINREATQIEITAIGDARVQPESLLTVSTLRPNVDAKRWRVQTVEHSFDETGYHTKLSACLRDLS
- a CDS encoding tail protein X produces the protein MTKTYQTLQGDMLDEICWKHYVMDAASASAALVMDPDLIGSPLLRQILSQQSINGSDISTIVSRVIDENTHLLQYDVVLPAGINIILPDVQQVAVEPVVTLWD
- a CDS encoding phage tail protein, which codes for MSRVMMTLGVFPFYINTASYEQLQHTASYQWAEQKRLNRSSFKHVGIGGPSYQYMGPGEQTVNLNGTIYPQYKGERISLSALRLSASLGVALPLINAKGLLFGRWFIEKIDQSDNHFYPNGEAKKICFSLTIKRYNEDVSSLPGIMK